Proteins from one Sulfurihydrogenibium sp. genomic window:
- a CDS encoding thiamine phosphate synthase, which yields MLHKFYFITDRKKFKKPFLDTIKEVLDKGIRLFQIREKDLPDNELFKLTEDVLKIAEGYDVKIIINSRLDIALLLNLDGVHLPENGLPIEPIKKKFPNLIVGKSCHSLECGLQAYQDGADYVFISPIFQVEGKAPPIGVEKLREIVNKLPLPVYALGGINKYNVQSVLDTGVYGIASIRYFLD from the coding sequence TTTCTTGATACTATAAAAGAAGTTTTAGATAAAGGTATCAGATTATTTCAAATCAGAGAAAAAGACCTTCCGGATAATGAACTTTTTAAGCTTACGGAAGATGTTTTAAAGATTGCCGAAGGTTATGATGTAAAGATAATTATCAATAGTAGGCTTGATATTGCTTTACTTTTAAATCTTGATGGCGTGCATCTTCCAGAAAATGGTCTTCCAATAGAGCCTATAAAGAAAAAATTTCCCAATTTGATAGTTGGTAAGTCTTGTCATTCTTTGGAATGTGGATTACAGGCTTATCAAGATGGAGCAGATTATGTTTTTATTTCTCCGATTTTCCAGGTAGAGGGTAAAGCACCACCAATTGGAGTAGAAAAGTTAAGGGAAATAGTAAATAAATTACCTTTACCTGTTTATGCTCTTGGTGGTATAAATAAATACAATGTTCAATCTGTGCTTGATACAGGCGTTTATGGAATTGCAAGTATAAGATATTTTTTAGATTAG
- the lpxI gene encoding UDP-2,3-diacylglucosamine diphosphatase LpxI (LpxI, functionally equivalent to LpxH, replaces it in LPS biosynthesis in a minority of bacteria.), which produces MKIGLIAGSGELPKAFAKSAYQNNEDLTIIAIKSSADKELERYGKTHWFSFTEAQKIIDFLKKENIQNLVMLGKIEHSSILFHFHKLDHRAKTFLSKLKDKRAKSILQSIIHELESEGFKFIDPTPYLKELLIPEGFLINPVDDKEVLKDVEFGIKIAKEVADLDIGQTVVVKDGVVIAVEGVEGTDKCILRGGELGGENTVVCKTARSNQDMRYDVPVIGVRTLESMKKAKAKVLAVEANKTFLLEKEKFINRAKEYGITVMSVKV; this is translated from the coding sequence ATGAAAATCGGACTTATCGCAGGTAGTGGAGAGCTTCCAAAAGCCTTTGCAAAATCAGCCTATCAAAACAACGAAGATCTAACCATCATAGCCATAAAATCCTCAGCAGATAAAGAGTTAGAACGCTACGGAAAAACTCATTGGTTTTCATTCACAGAAGCTCAAAAAATAATAGATTTTCTCAAAAAAGAAAACATTCAAAACCTTGTTATGCTTGGGAAAATAGAGCATAGCTCAATACTATTTCATTTTCATAAATTAGACCATAGAGCAAAAACATTTTTAAGTAAATTAAAAGACAAAAGAGCAAAATCTATACTCCAATCAATCATTCATGAGCTTGAGTCGGAAGGATTTAAATTTATAGACCCAACACCTTATTTAAAAGAGTTGCTAATCCCGGAAGGTTTTTTGATAAATCCGGTTGATGATAAAGAAGTTTTAAAAGATGTAGAATTTGGAATAAAGATAGCAAAAGAGGTTGCAGACCTTGATATTGGTCAAACTGTGGTTGTAAAAGATGGTGTTGTGATTGCTGTGGAAGGCGTGGAAGGAACTGATAAATGTATTTTAAGAGGCGGAGAGCTTGGAGGAGAGAATACAGTAGTCTGTAAAACTGCACGTAGTAATCAAGATATGAGATACGACGTTCCGGTTATTGGCGTAAGAACTCTTGAAAGTATGAAGAAAGCAAAAGCCAAGGTCTTGGCAGTTGAAGCGAATAAAACGTTTTTGTTAGAAAAAGAGAAGTTTATAAATAGAGCAAAGGAATATGGCATTACTGTGATGTCTGTTAAGGTTTAA